The genomic stretch ATGGCAATAAACATATCCTGTATTACATGTGCATCTTCCTCTCTTCTCTAAGGACTTTCTACAAGACCTTGGACTTTTGTCTGTTTGTGGGGTCAGAgttcactgatgttggacccCAGAGACTCACAATCTTTATTCAAGTTCACCTCCACTGTGTTTGGATGGGCTTGAGGGTAGGGATGAGGCTGATCTGATCCAGTATCGGAATCAGGTTCTGATACCAGTATAATTCATCAGAAATTGCTGATACCATGTAgctaaaagaatatcagcaaatctTTATATTATTCTGGAATATAGAAGCATACAGAAGCAAACAGAGCTCCGGTATCAAAATTGTATCGTATCGGCAGATATCCAAATTGAGTGCATTGGGTGCATCCCTAGTCGAAGGTTCTgaggttcttccacaccaaacccaTCCAATTATGCCTTTACAGACCTTGCTTTTTCCACGTGGAACAGAAAAGGCTCTTCACCAAGTGGTTCCCACAAGGATGGACGCGCACACATACCTCATTCTCCCTGTAACACCTACCTCAGGGAGCAGGTAGGGATCATTCTGTAGTAAGAGCTGGAACAGCTGTTTATCTGTCAGGTGTTGGAGGTTGAATTTATTCAACAGTGCTACATTGTGTGGCCCGGTCAACCCATGTGGATTTTTACACCTGAACCTATAAAATGACATACATGCAGCATCCTcagtaaggacgttttgtgataaaaatacattagaaataatgtaaatccaattaatttgttccagaaagcccaaaatgttaacacaaaacacatttttatagttttgcatgcggaaaattattcaaaatgcatatgaatacaaaaatcccttgtttatagtggttaattggttccaggcccgacctcAAAGTAGATTTCCTTAttttataaatctaatatttatctagttagagcatagaaaacctgtttatgatcttgtAAATACACTGTTTTAACTTTAGACCcttctagacatggaataataCCCctttattcacctttacactcatgttacccaacatagtagacataataagagtaaatgagccatttaagacatacgtaagacttgtgctcgtgtgtgttgctgtaaatatatTCCGTTggcgcaaacaggaagtgacgtcggaggttgagagttgagttttagcttgccgtggattccggctgcaacagtagctcgtaggcctgtcacgataacaaattttgctggtcgataattctGCTATAAATTAAGGACGACAATCGataatttcaaccttttttttttttttttttacaccatattatcattaagtttatcattcaatgatcactgtgtcatgtcacatttgagccactagatggtactcaagtgtagcgtatctgtgtgaggcacaAACGATGCCTACTATAGCACTTACAAATCGCGGgggcgtcaccacttcacataccctgCGCATCGCGAGCTCGCGCCGACCGGCACTATACATTCACTCcgccgatcaaacgccccagcaagcgccaaccgccactaattcaaaactgcaatgaaagcctgttgttctggtgcttctgtgtctcatcaaacattacagtaacattactgacacctagtgaccagtgtagaatacaacatatcatcacaacatactgtatttgaatgagtcttctgaatgccttatatttgtaatttagttcatttagccattttcatgcttatatgctaccgtaatttctggtgtataaaccgctacttttttcttaaactttgaaccctgcggcttatacaggcCATATACATGGCTAAGGTCCAATCTCGTGACATcccctttacttcagaactactgctaATCGTTTAAGTACTGTGCCGCACGCGAGTCAgcgaggaaacggtagctctttttttggcaggagccaatcacgagctatcagtgaacTCACGAAGAGCTTGTCAACCGATTGGAAATCGCagaaggtcattactcagtctgactcacgatgtcatcttacaaagaaagctaaactcatcacaagcaacttaacactcaaaaggtagctaggaaatatataacacaagtaccaatacaagtttaaaagaaaataaaaaatgaatatttgaatgtttcccatcatgcatttcgtctaagcaaagcatttcattggtgcctgccggggcgctgcaacAATGATgttgggctcctctggctccctctggtggacagaggcagcactgcagcacctcggcagccatccatccatttatccattttctatgtcactTGTCCTCTAATGGAATGCTTTGCTCGgctgaaatgcattatgggaaaatgttaaaatagctgtttttgttatttttgttattttaaacttgcaAGTACCttgctaccttttgagtgttaagttgctgtgtgatgagtttacaGTTCTTTGTAAGTTGTCACTGTGATTcagccattttatgacgtggacatgtgcggatTGTAGTCCGGTGCGTTTTATATACCGAATGTacgaatatgtttttttgtctaaaatgtGATAGTGTGAAGCCGCTAAATTTGAAGCACGATGTGGtgaagggacgactgtataaagAAAGTATTGTTTGATTTAGAAGTCCTTGAGGTTGTCTCAGCTGAGCTTCTTAAAAGGCACGCAGCGTTATATGATGGGACCAATATAATGATTATGATGAAAATAGTAGCCAATAGCCAATAGCAGTTTCAATTCCTTTTGTGTAGTTAATTTTGCaccattgactttattttgcgcaaacaattgtatgtagtAAAAGGGAATACTTAATtagtataatataattaattattttgttgatattgttatatcgtattcattttgttgtttataaattgttcacaaataagcaTGTGTTGATACAACTATATTTTAGCTtgctttaaatattttattgtgattacaatcatgatcaacaaattaaaaggcaaaaaaaaacgtattggtATCTGTATTGccaatactggccctgtattaaCCTCTACTGATGACTCACAATCCATACTAGCACACCAACAATCTAAATGGGATGTGTTTTCTAAACGCTCGCGTCCTTCCTGCTATGAACAAACTTTGTTATCTAAAAAGAAAGTGATTGTACATACCAAGataaatttgcatgaagaggtttttcctatttttacctaatttgtctattgagacggggctttgtttttgtactttttaatataacattatattataatattttttgtatCTGCTCATTAAGGTTtaaataaaaccatttaaatcaTAAACATTTgatgtcatgtattttttttttctaacaacAGCCGAAATTTCCATTGCTGGTAGCTATAACGGTCACTACGTATTTGTTGTCATATATATCACAAAGCCAGTTGCTATTTAATAGTAGCCATTTTGTAAAACCATTACAATACAAACATGTAGTATTTACTCACCCAAACGCGCAGGTCCCCAAAACATAAAACTTGCACAGGTGCAAACTGTGGCATTGTGTACAATCGCTAGGATTCCTTTGGCAGATCCGTAGGGCAGTTTTAGCCACTATCACGCTGTCCGGGCTGAGTATTTGACCTGCACCGACAGCAAGCACGCCTGGAAGCACGGCTATttgctcattttccaaaaacactTGGCGAAGGATCGAGGCCGCGACAGTAAACCTCTGCTGCAACTTCTCACTCAGGCTCTTGAAGTCCATACTGCCCTGGTTGTCACACAGGGTCTGGATGATGAAGTTAGATACGTTGGAACTCATCTTCACTTGATTTCTCTCGGTAAATGAACTCGGTCAGTCTAGATCCAGAGCTGTACTGCTTTATGgagaaatgaaagtgaaacGCCTGCATAGGGTTACGCCTTCCTTCCCAATAATGTATTTCGCCAAATCACGGAAGTCGACACAAAAGTTCTCGTGGACGCCATACCAACATTACTGCACATTTGCGTATCGATCTGATCGCAGATAAATACAGCACAACTATTGCCGAGACCGatactttttgtattttggctttaatttgttgatcatgagtATAATATTATACCCTAATAACCGATTCAATTTTATTGCATACAACTGTTAATAAATAAAGGCAAAACGACTGTAACAACACTACTTTTTGACTAAATACAATAGAAATACAACAGTTCAACAATatgaataacaacaaaaacatacatttctaaaatcacacTAGCATGTACCGATACTGACGCTACCCGTGGTATCATTACACTGGATCGATTTATATCGATCCTCCCACCCCTTAGCAACCAGTGCAGTGTACCGTCGCAACCATGGAGGAAAAACTGTCCCTAATGGAGACGAAAATTCCACAGGAGCAACAAGAACTCGTCGACGCTCGTATTCAACAACTACAGTAACTCAACAACACTTAAATGGATAAGTGAAAAGAAGTGACATTTGTCGAATGTTGACGTTTAATTTCCGGAGCTTTAGCAACGGGAGAAGGACGCTGATGCTAGCTTAGCTTGTCGTCCATTTTTGAACGGTTTCATGCTAACCAGCTAAAATAGTCAAAGTTAAATAGTCTTGTGAGTAAACAGAGTAGTTTTCTTGAACATGTCACATAACTAATACATAATACGCACTTTATCTTACTTTAACAATTAATCACTGTGACTCAAGTGAAGCCCCCATAACGCAGACTTTAATCTTGTGGCCACTAGATGTTCCATTGCAGCACTCTTGGCAGAGAATGAGATGTTTGAACGTTTTATCTCCCGCCTGGACCCTCAAGGCCTGTTGTTGACCCCGCCTGAGAGTCTGGGAGACACCAGAACCACTCAGCTTGAGAGGGTGGTAAGCATGTGAAGACCTACAGCACTGGTGTCCAAAATGCTGCATTTTTGGAAAGGAGTTAGTTTTTTATTGGCACTCGGcatatgtaaaaataaagcaaaataattattaatgagataatTTGTTAGCATTTGTAAGGTGCAAAATGTAACAAAGTGGCCCCAGCGTCCTTCaattttgagtttatttataCATCCCtacaccagtggtgtccaaagtgcagcccgggggccatttacggcacTCGgccgtttttttaaattggttgGTCCCGTGTACATTCTAAAGATACACTACacacatgtatgtgtgtattgcCTTGTCAGGGTCAAAGATGGGGGCGGAGATCTCAGTGCAACTTGCCCGATGGCCTTTTGCAACTGACGTTGGACCAGAAACTCAGCATAGCACAAAGGGAAGTAGCAGAGGtgataaaagaaaaagagaaacacAAAGATACATTTGAGAAAATTAAGGACAACTACAAGGTTCGTGCCGCAAAgtaattaaacatttaaaaaaaaagaaacacacacactcacccacCACGTTTTCACCTCCTGTTACTGCCTTCAAGGCCTCCCTAAAAGAAACAGAGCAACAGCGAGCAGACATCCGCAGTGCCAAGAATGAACTGGAAGACAGACTAGTCAAACCAATGGTGAAGATGTCCAACATGAGAGGACCAGAGAAGGTGCTCCAGTACATCAGGAGTAAGGTACATCTGTTTGCTTAACTGCAGAGCATACTGTATcaggtactttttaaaaatgaaaatatatataacctGTCTTGGTTAGTGCTTAGTCATTGCAGTACAAATGATCTGTATGCCTAAGTGTGCACTGGACTACAAACGGCATTGAAAACAGAACCTCCATAGCcaaagtcataatgtcaataGTCATTACGTTTGTCATAAAAAAGGGTTAGATATTGTGGacgtatttgctttttttttacatattcagAGATGAATTGGTGCTATCCTTTCCCACGATCCCAGCAGGGCACACAGTGTGAGACTTTAAAACTGAAGATCCAAGCCCTGAAGGTGCAGGAGAAGAGGCTCCAGCAGCAGCTGCAGGAGAAGAGAGACATGGGAAAAGCAGGACATGAGGTGGGGAGGACATGATGTGATACACATGAATACACTTGCGTGATGTGAATTTGATGGTTGAACACTGTATTCCTTCTGTCTTGATGCATCCAGGACATTTTCACGGAGTACAGTGAGCCGATAATGGACATCAACCTCGGGGAGCTGCGGGTCAAACTTTTGCAAGCGCAGCGTGTCCTCAACTCTCACAAGGTAGCCCACACACATTAGTGCACACATTAGCTCCTGGTGTTTAACAAATGTGTGGACAGGAGATGCTTCAGGGTGTGACCCAGGAGTCCATAGAGCTGAGTAGTGACATCACCAGAAGGAAGGAGATGCTGGAGAAAATGGAGGAGGACATGCTGCGTGCTGAAGAGGTTGTGGAACACATGTTGGGACGAATTACACTTCTGCCTATGCCAtgggggtccaaactttttccactgacggcctcataatgaaaaatgaaagaatgcaagggccacttactAAAgcaatacatatacatatgctaagatgttttttatatatacatgtatatatgtatatatatatatatatatgtatactgtgtgtatatatatatatatatatatatatatatatataaaatcaagaaaaaaacacatctcagctttgtgatacaggtgaaaaagcctattattagtatgaacttcggccTTTGGTATTTtctttccacatttttgctgttttcttttaaaacttccaaatatttcaactttcttctcaaataatctttgtaaatttaattttcaaaatattttgactttattgccataatattatatctTTCCTCAACATAGTTTTCcaactttacaactttttt from Dunckerocampus dactyliophorus isolate RoL2022-P2 chromosome 5, RoL_Ddac_1.1, whole genome shotgun sequence encodes the following:
- the ccdc113 gene encoding coiled-coil domain-containing protein 113 isoform X2 — its product is MEEKLSLMETKIPQEQQELVDARIQQLQCSIAALLAENEMFERFISRLDPQGLLLTPPESLGDTRTTQLERVGQRWGRRSQCNLPDGLLQLTLDQKLSIAQREVAEVIKEKEKHKDTFEKIKDNYKASLKETEQQRADIRSAKNELEDRLVKPMVKMSNMRGPEKVLQYIRSKGTQCETLKLKIQALKVQEKRLQQQLQEKRDMGKAGHEDIFTEYSEPIMDINLGELRVKLLQAQRVLNSHKEMLQGVTQESIELSSDITRRKEMLEKMEEDMLRAEEERLKAEGLNKQLRHQMSEHQAPDVAQYMHVKDEHKKLQQSVHTWQRKVGIAEMTSKTKSRSKPRGTPVNSADVGTLKLPQIAQDGRV
- the ccdc113 gene encoding coiled-coil domain-containing protein 113 isoform X3, with amino-acid sequence MEEKLSLMETKIPQEQQELVDARIQQLQCSIAALLAENEMFERFISRLDPQGLLLTPPESLGDTRTTQLERVGQRWGRRSQCNLPDGLLQLTLDQKLSIAQREVAEVIKEKEKHKDTFEKIKDNYKASLKETEQQRADIRSAKNELEDRLVKPMVKMSNMRGPEKVLQYIRSKQGTQCETLKLKIQALKVQEKRLQQQLQEKRDMGKAGHEDIFTEYSEPIMDINLGELRVKLLQAQRVLNSHKERLKAEGLNKQLRHQMSEHQAPDVAQYMHVKDEHKKLQQSVHTWQRKVGIAEMTSKTKSRSKPRGTPVNSADVGTLKLPQIAQDGRV
- the ccdc113 gene encoding coiled-coil domain-containing protein 113 isoform X1; the protein is MEEKLSLMETKIPQEQQELVDARIQQLQCSIAALLAENEMFERFISRLDPQGLLLTPPESLGDTRTTQLERVGQRWGRRSQCNLPDGLLQLTLDQKLSIAQREVAEVIKEKEKHKDTFEKIKDNYKASLKETEQQRADIRSAKNELEDRLVKPMVKMSNMRGPEKVLQYIRSKQGTQCETLKLKIQALKVQEKRLQQQLQEKRDMGKAGHEDIFTEYSEPIMDINLGELRVKLLQAQRVLNSHKEMLQGVTQESIELSSDITRRKEMLEKMEEDMLRAEEERLKAEGLNKQLRHQMSEHQAPDVAQYMHVKDEHKKLQQSVHTWQRKVGIAEMTSKTKSRSKPRGTPVNSADVGTLKLPQIAQDGRV